GCGAATAATGACCAGCACTTCGTCTGGCCCAGTTGCTACTAGGCGCACCTCTTCGGACTGGATCTGCCCGTTAACTTCGATATCCTGCTCATAGAATTGAATCTGTCCCGTCTGGAGTGCCCGCTGAATGTAGTGCATCCGCTGCTTGGCTAGCTCGTAGGGCATGAGATCGTACACGCTGGCATTTCCCTGAACCAGCTTGTCTAACTCCAAAACTGAGTAGCCGTCGCTGTTAGCAATATCTAGATGAGTGCCATCGCCTCGAAAATGCATCAGCAGATCGGGGATTGCTTGGAGGATTGCCTGCTTGTCGGCTTCGCTGCGACGGAGAGAGTCTTCCGCGAGCTGTCGCTCAGTGATGTCTTGGGCAATGTAGACCATGCTGCCATCGGTCATCTGCGATAGGGCAAGGGCCTGGGGGTAGGTTGTGCCGTCTTGCCGCTGGGCGATCGCCTCTCCCGTCCAACTGCCTGCCTGAAGGCACTGCGGCAAAATCTCTCGCTCAAACCGCTGTTGTTCCTCTGGCGCGTAGAGGCGCTGCCAGGATTGGCCGATCAAGTCTTCGCGATTGTCGTATTGCCAGAGATTGGCGCAGGCGGGGTTGGCATAGATGATGCATCCGTCATCATTGAAAATAGCCATGCCGTAGACCGCGACTTCTAGGGCAGCAAGCTGCTGTTCAGGCGTTAGCCCGACCTGGTTGGGCGCAGGATCATCTTGCTGGCGATCGCCATTTTCAAGAGCCATAAGTGCCGCAAAGAATCAGTGCAACCCGGCACTTCAGGGCTAGCTCAAGAGCTTTGCCGCAGCAAGCTGAATCACGGCTTCAAACACGCTCAGATCCGTGTAATAGCTCGCTGTGTCAATCTGCTTGCCCTGAAAGTCGCCACTGCTAGTGTAGATCGCCCCCTCCAACATCAGGTTGTCATGCATTCCAAACTGTTCTACAAACAGGTTGTTTTCGTCGTGCTCGGGCGTGGGCTGAGGGACGCGATCGCCATACAGCCGACCATCATTGCTATAGCCAAACACAGGCTTGCCCTGCGCCGCCATATAGCCCATTTCAAACGCCGTGCCCACGTCCATGCTGGGGCCCCGAAACGGGGTCATGTTGGCCACGATCAGGTCACAGCGATCCATCAGTTGAATGTTGCTTTTGTAGATTGCCAGCCCCGCTTCAACAGGGGTCAACCCCGATAGATCCAGCGCATTGTCAAACGGAAACTGACCAACAAAGCCATATTTTGCACAAATTTCCTTTTTGGCCCGCGCCGCTTCCAGTGGTTCTGGTAAAAAGACATCGGGCCCGGCGAGGTAGATGTTCATGAAAGAGGATTGGGGGGTTGGAGTGCTTCGGAGCAGGTCATGCGGGGACTTGGGAGGATAGAGATTCAGCCATTCCCATCCCCCATCCCCCCGTTACGCCAAGACTCCAGATCAGGTCAACAGGCCGGCGATCGCCGCGCTGACAAAGTTCGTAAACGAGCCTGCGATCATAGCGCGAACGCCCAGGCGGGCTACGTCGTCGCGACGACTGGGCACCATGCCACCAATCACGCCGATTTGCTGACCGATAGACCCCAAGTTGGCAAAGCCGCAGAGGGCAAAGGTAGCGATCGTTGCTGCACGGGCCCCGATGGCGCTGTTGCTAATAGCTTCTGCCAGATCGGTGTAAGCAATGAATTCATTCAGGATAATTTTCTTGCCCAAAAATACGGCAACGTTGGCACAGTCGGCAATCGGTACACCCATGATGAACGCCAGCGGAAACAGCAGATAAGACAGCAAAAATTCCATCGAAAGCTGGGGCACACCAATCAGCCCGCCAAGCCAGCCCAAAAAGGCATTTATGGCAGCAATCAGCGCTAGAAACGCAATCAAAATCGCCATAATGGCTAATACCAACTGGATGCCCTGAATCGCACCATCGGCGATCGCCCCAATCGGATCTTTTGCTGTAGAAGCAGCTTCGGGCGGAATCAGCACCTCTTCTTCGCCTGCTTCTTTGCGCGCGATTTCGTCTTCCTTTAGCTCCTCATCTAAAACAGAATCATAGGAAAATTTTCCAGTCTGTGGAAAAAACACCTTTGACATCGCCAAAGCACCCGGCGCATTCATCACCGAAGCAGCAATCAACTGCTCTGGGTTAATACCAAACGAAATATAAGCAGCCAACACACCGCCCGCCACCGTCGCAAAGCCGCCCGTCATAATAGCGTGCAGCTCCGACAGCGTGACGCGCCCCACAAAGGGCTTAATCATCAGCGGCGCTTCCGTCTGCCCGATGAAAATATTGGCAGCGCAAGACGTTGTTTCAGGGCCAGAAGTTCGCATGGTGCGACGCATCAGTCCGGCGATCGCCCCCACAATTTTCTGCATCACGCCCAGGTAATACAAAAGCCCGATCACCCCAGAAAAAAAGATCACCGTGGGCATCACCTTAAAGGCAAAGAAATGCTCCCGAAAATCGGCTCCAAAAACGAACTCTGCACCCGCATCCGCAAAGTTTAGAAATCCCGTAACCAGGTCGCCAATAAACTTGAAAATTTGATAGCCAATTGGCAGCTTCAGCACAAACAAACCCATCAAAAACTGAAGCAAAAAGCCGATAGTCACCGTCCGCCAGTTAATAGCCCGACGATTGACAGAAAACAGATACGCTAAACCAAAAAATATAAGAATCCCAATCAGTGAAATCGCACGTTCCATGGACACTCCCTATCAAGCTTTTCTGAGAGAACCGATGGCGGCACCTCTCGCAAATACACAAAAAACGAGCTTTACTAAACGGAAAATCAGGTGTCAAGTACCTGCCGCACAGCATCTCTACGGCATACGCACGACGCTTCGTGCTGCATATAACCTGGCCCTGTCTGCATGAGGAGTACGCCCAAAAGTATCAGGTTGACTTGCCCCGGAGTGTATAAACCAAAGCTTTTCTATAGAAAGTCGCGTCTCGAAGGAAAGTCGTTCACATAGCAGCGTGAATCTACAGGGGCACCACTACATCGAGATCACAGTGGAGATAGACGTGCAGAATGTCATCGTTATCTGAACTGCCCGTGTCTGTGTATTGAGCGCTACGACGGACACCGGTAGAACCCTGAATAATCCTGCAATATCCCAAATATTCTAGGAAATTAAAAATCCGTCTGTCCTGTGCGATCGCGGCTCCGGGTTTGGGCATTGCTGTTGGAGTTATGCTCGGCGACGGCAAGCCGCAAGGCATTCGGATTTTGCAATTTGGGCGTTTCTTTAGGCGTTTCTGCGTCTGGTTGTTCCGTTTGGTTGTGAGGAGAACATGAGGTCAACGTTTGAAAAGTTTGAAAAGTTTGAAAAGTTTGAAGAGTTTGAGCTGAATCATTTTTCCACAGGGGTTAAACAAGCCGAAGGACATCGGTCGCAGATCCAGCCGTCGCCTGCTAAGTCCTTCTGGCAAACGCTGATGCTGGGTATGGCGCTGATGACTGGGGGCATGGCGTGGGCCGGGTTGGGGACGTTGGCGCTAGCCTTGCAGAGCGATATCGCCAACGCCTCCGAACTTCCAGTCTCCGAACTTCCAGTCTCCGAAATTCCAGTCTCCGAAATTCCAGCAAGCGAACTCGCTGGAAGCAATCTGTCCGAATACAGCCTGGATACTCCGGCAAGTGCTGTCAGCCTGACCACACTCGACCAGCTTTCGGAATATGGCGGCGAAAACCGAGGCGACGGCAACATGGCCCAGGTCACGTCTGTCACCGAGTTTTCTGACGTTAGCCCCGGCGACTGGGCCTACGAAGCCCTCGCCTATCTCGCAAATTCCGAGAGCCAGGGTGGTTTGGACTGTCTGGAGGGCTACCCCAACGGCACCTACCTGGGCGGACGAGCCATGACCCGCTACGAATTCGCCGCAGGTCTAGCGTCCTGTCTAGATGCAGTCGTGGGACGGCTGGAAAGCCTCGACCCCGAAGCTCTGGCCCGCATCGAAGCGCTCCAGCGAGAGTTTGCGTCTGAACTCGCCGCCCTGCGCGGCCGGGTCGATGCCCTCGAGGCCGCCGTCGAAGAACTGCAAGCGAACCAGTTCTCCACTACCACCACCCTCTTTGGTGAAACCATCTTTTCCATTGCCGACATTTTTGGCAGCAACGTAGACGATGCCAATAGCACCGTCTTCCAGGCCCGCGTCCGCCTCAACTTCAATACCAGCTTTACGGGTCAAGACCTGCTGAATACCCGTCTTCAGTTCTCCAACCTGGAGTTTTTTAACCTGGGAGACAACGGACTGCCCGACAGTTTTACGGCTGGCAATGTTGTGCCGATGGCGACGTTTCCCAACCCCTACTTGCGGCAAACTTCGCCCTACTATTTCTTTGGCACTAACAACTTCGACGTAACCCGCCTGTTCTATGCTTTTCCGGTGGGGAACCTGCGCGTCACGCTGGCGGCTACGGGCACAGGCATTACCGATATCGTCTCCAGCATTAGCCCCATCGATGCAGGCGGCTACGGCTCCATCAGTTTTCTGGCCTATAACCCGATCTACGATGCGGGTGCGCCCAGTTCTGGTATTGGTTTAACCTACGACTTTAGCGACACCTTCCAGATTGGTGTAGGTTATCTGACGGGCTTTGGCCAGGGCAATCCGTCTCCTGGCTTTGGGCTGTTCAACGGGGGCTATTCTCTGTTTGGGCAACTCACCTTCCGGCCGGGGCCCCTGTCGATTGGTCTGATCTATCTCAACGGGTATAACAACCTGGAGTCGAGCGGTTTGCCCGCCGCCGTGACCAACCAGTACGGCATTACCATCAACTACGCGCTGTCGGATACCTTCAACATCGGAGCCTGGTTTAACTATGAAGACGGCATCCTGATTGGAACGGCGGATTATCGCTCGGTGGCCTATGCGGGCTATCTGGCGATTAACGACTTGGGCGGGCCCAATAACCAGCTTGTTTTGGCAGCAGGGGTGCCGCCTCGCATTTCTGACTACGAAATCGGCAGCACTCGCATCGGCGCGTTTATTGACGATGCTGCGTTTTCAGCAGAGCTTTCGTACCGCATTAGCTTTAGCGACAATATCTCGCTGACTCCAGGCATCATCTGGACGGCTGACCCCGGCAACAACAACGACAATAGCGACACCTTCCTGGGTGTGCTTCGCACGACGTTCTATTTCTAGTCCGTTTGCAAGTTGACTGCTCTAATTGTCACCCTGCAAATCGTCTGGCTCAGAGTTGAGGTGCTGACTGCCTGACACATCTCTGGAAACCCCTGATTTCTCGTAGGGGACGCTGGCCCAAAAGCTCCTCTGACCAAGCCCTCCGGCTCCAACTCAGGAGCTATGGGCTTCGATCCCAAGACAACGAATTTTCTGGGCTTTCGGGACTTGTGTCAGGCAACCAGGTTGAGGTGATAGTTTCATTCATTCTGCATCAGTGCAGACATAGGCAACTCGTTCAACAATTCGTTCAGAGCGTTTGCAGCATCGGCTGCTAACAAAAATCTGTGCGTATCACAAAGGGCCTTTTTGAGGATCTTGTTCAGCAAGATTCACGAAAAGGTTCTTTTTTTAGGCCTATTTCTGTCTACTTTTGAACAGTGAATAACAGATGAGTTAGCAGGTGAGTTTTTGGGCGATCGCTCTTTTCC
The Thermoleptolyngbya sichuanensis A183 DNA segment above includes these coding regions:
- a CDS encoding nucleoside 2-deoxyribosyltransferase, with the protein product MNIYLAGPDVFLPEPLEAARAKKEICAKYGFVGQFPFDNALDLSGLTPVEAGLAIYKSNIQLMDRCDLIVANMTPFRGPSMDVGTAFEMGYMAAQGKPVFGYSNDGRLYGDRVPQPTPEHDENNLFVEQFGMHDNLMLEGAIYTSSGDFQGKQIDTASYYTDLSVFEAVIQLAAAKLLS
- a CDS encoding NupC/NupG family nucleoside CNT transporter yields the protein MERAISLIGILIFFGLAYLFSVNRRAINWRTVTIGFLLQFLMGLFVLKLPIGYQIFKFIGDLVTGFLNFADAGAEFVFGADFREHFFAFKVMPTVIFFSGVIGLLYYLGVMQKIVGAIAGLMRRTMRTSGPETTSCAANIFIGQTEAPLMIKPFVGRVTLSELHAIMTGGFATVAGGVLAAYISFGINPEQLIAASVMNAPGALAMSKVFFPQTGKFSYDSVLDEELKEDEIARKEAGEEEVLIPPEAASTAKDPIGAIADGAIQGIQLVLAIMAILIAFLALIAAINAFLGWLGGLIGVPQLSMEFLLSYLLFPLAFIMGVPIADCANVAVFLGKKIILNEFIAYTDLAEAISNSAIGARAATIATFALCGFANLGSIGQQIGVIGGMVPSRRDDVARLGVRAMIAGSFTNFVSAAIAGLLT
- a CDS encoding iron uptake porin; translated protein: MRSTFEKFEKFEKFEEFELNHFSTGVKQAEGHRSQIQPSPAKSFWQTLMLGMALMTGGMAWAGLGTLALALQSDIANASELPVSELPVSEIPVSEIPASELAGSNLSEYSLDTPASAVSLTTLDQLSEYGGENRGDGNMAQVTSVTEFSDVSPGDWAYEALAYLANSESQGGLDCLEGYPNGTYLGGRAMTRYEFAAGLASCLDAVVGRLESLDPEALARIEALQREFASELAALRGRVDALEAAVEELQANQFSTTTTLFGETIFSIADIFGSNVDDANSTVFQARVRLNFNTSFTGQDLLNTRLQFSNLEFFNLGDNGLPDSFTAGNVVPMATFPNPYLRQTSPYYFFGTNNFDVTRLFYAFPVGNLRVTLAATGTGITDIVSSISPIDAGGYGSISFLAYNPIYDAGAPSSGIGLTYDFSDTFQIGVGYLTGFGQGNPSPGFGLFNGGYSLFGQLTFRPGPLSIGLIYLNGYNNLESSGLPAAVTNQYGITINYALSDTFNIGAWFNYEDGILIGTADYRSVAYAGYLAINDLGGPNNQLVLAAGVPPRISDYEIGSTRIGAFIDDAAFSAELSYRISFSDNISLTPGIIWTADPGNNNDNSDTFLGVLRTTFYF